A DNA window from Parabacteroides johnsonii DSM 18315 contains the following coding sequences:
- a CDS encoding YitT family protein, with amino-acid sequence MKLINNKVYFAVQDYLMILLGTLLYGFGFNAFILSNEIITGGVSGICALIFFASNELIPVSVSYFVINIVLLLAALKILGFKFLIKTIFGVFSLSASLSFFEWLLKGEPLLHDQPFMSIIIGAFLCGSGLGLVFSANGSTGGTDIVGAIVNKYKNISIGRALLFCDFIIIGSSFFLFHDVEKIVFGFVEMFVSNYIIDVVLNGNRQSVQFLIFSQKYDEIAEHIINDLGRGCTILDGVGGYSRKPVKVVVLLAKKSESVSIFRLVKQIDHQAFISQSIVRGVYGEGFDQIKT; translated from the coding sequence ATGAAGCTTATAAACAACAAAGTCTATTTTGCTGTACAAGATTACCTGATGATCCTGTTAGGTACTCTCTTGTACGGCTTCGGCTTCAACGCTTTCATTCTGTCGAATGAAATTATCACCGGTGGAGTCAGTGGTATTTGTGCCTTGATCTTTTTTGCCAGCAATGAATTAATCCCTGTTTCAGTTTCTTACTTTGTCATAAACATCGTATTGCTGTTAGCGGCACTGAAAATTTTAGGATTCAAATTCCTGATAAAAACGATTTTCGGAGTGTTCTCCTTGTCGGCTTCTTTATCATTTTTCGAATGGCTTCTGAAAGGAGAGCCACTCTTACATGATCAACCGTTTATGTCCATCATCATCGGCGCATTCCTTTGCGGATCCGGTCTCGGACTTGTCTTCTCGGCAAACGGTAGTACGGGAGGAACGGATATCGTTGGAGCTATTGTAAACAAATACAAGAATATATCGATCGGGCGAGCCTTGCTGTTCTGCGATTTTATCATCATCGGTTCTTCATTTTTCCTGTTCCACGATGTAGAAAAAATCGTCTTCGGTTTCGTTGAAATGTTTGTAAGCAATTATATAATCGACGTCGTCCTGAACGGAAACCGCCAATCCGTCCAATTCCTGATTTTTTCCCAAAAATATGACGAAATAGCCGAACACATCATCAATGATTTAGGCCGTGGTTGCACCATCCTCGACGGCGTAGGAGGATATTCCCGCAAACCGGTCAAGGTTGTTGTATTGCTGGCCAAAAAATCAGAATCCGTCTCCATCTTCCGCCTGGTAAAACAAATCGACCATCAGGCCTTCATCTCCCAAAGCATCGTCAGAGGAGTATACGGGGAAGGGTTTGACCAGATAAAAACATAA
- the porZ gene encoding type IX secretion system anionic LPS delivery protein PorZ, which translates to MRNILTVILLFLLSFSALSVNDNDNMLGWKTYLSYNNTNCVEESADQVFVIAEGALYIYGKEDNSIKQYYKGNGLSDTDIQSISYNKQTKSLLIVYKNCNIDILEEGSVKNIPYLYTTTSLRDKSLNSVMIYNEYAYLSIQSGIVVVNMDKKEITDTYNLSKNITSCAISDNNIYASTKEDQKSTVIYASLNDNLLDGSNWKTYSIPRFPSENSIDKISLFKNKLFYLSKNKGIYYESNGTTVPLVSNAQINNMKIIGEKLACIATSQVYIFTDTNTFDQINNLSIKDISTYQTDKYWIAEGSKGLRSIKRKGANQFEAVNEAITLDGPYSNSSYDIVSKNDKIYIIPGGKNLTGDNSFNKAGSIMIYDYEKWSVLEPSDVQNKLNTWPKDYTSIVVTNDAEKEIIYVSSFGYGVFQFIDREPSIVYNKTNSPLENAHGNEGFYCRVDGLAFDKEENLWMTNSEVSKAIKILDKEGKWHSLSVESLNGKYTINDILVTSNNDKWINISRPANQACLTVVTNSSSLDEATSYEFKNFIDTDGNDFSPNNYTCMAEDKNGYIWIGTNKGAIYLTNPKLATTENNQSIRCTRIKLINEEGTPYYFLDNTIITTIKVDNGNRKWIGTDGNGVYVLSEDNQEIVHQFNTSNSPLLSDKIYSIEINENTGEVFIGSDKGLVSYKGEATKGKDDYSDVYAYPNPVRPEYRDKVTITGLMDNSIVKITDLNGNLVYQTKSLGGQVIWNCQNTKGVRVASGIYLVLSATEDSKESVVTKIAVIK; encoded by the coding sequence ATGAGAAATATATTAACTGTCATCTTACTTTTCTTATTATCATTCTCTGCTTTATCAGTTAATGATAATGACAACATGCTTGGATGGAAAACATACCTTTCCTACAATAATACCAATTGTGTGGAAGAATCCGCTGACCAAGTATTTGTCATAGCAGAAGGTGCTTTATACATATATGGGAAGGAAGATAACAGCATCAAACAATATTACAAAGGAAATGGACTGAGTGACACAGATATCCAGTCTATTTCCTACAACAAACAAACAAAATCACTGTTGATTGTTTATAAAAACTGCAATATAGACATTCTGGAAGAAGGTTCAGTAAAAAACATACCTTATCTGTACACGACAACTTCTTTAAGAGATAAATCACTTAATTCCGTTATGATTTATAACGAATATGCCTATTTATCCATACAGTCTGGCATAGTAGTTGTCAACATGGATAAGAAGGAAATAACCGATACCTATAACTTATCTAAGAATATAACATCCTGTGCTATTTCCGACAATAATATATATGCTTCTACAAAAGAAGATCAAAAGTCTACAGTCATATATGCATCTTTGAATGATAATCTGTTAGACGGATCAAACTGGAAAACATATTCGATTCCGAGATTCCCATCTGAAAACTCCATAGACAAAATATCCTTATTTAAGAATAAGCTATTCTACCTGTCTAAAAATAAAGGTATCTACTATGAATCAAATGGAACTACAGTTCCTTTGGTCAGCAATGCACAAATAAACAATATGAAAATTATAGGAGAAAAACTGGCTTGCATAGCTACATCCCAAGTTTATATTTTCACAGATACAAACACTTTTGACCAAATCAACAACCTATCCATCAAAGATATCAGCACTTATCAGACTGATAAATATTGGATAGCCGAAGGAAGCAAAGGTCTACGTTCCATCAAAAGAAAAGGGGCCAACCAGTTCGAAGCTGTAAATGAAGCCATAACTTTGGATGGCCCGTACTCCAACAGCTCTTATGATATCGTATCAAAAAACGATAAAATATATATTATACCTGGTGGAAAAAATCTGACTGGGGATAATTCCTTTAACAAAGCCGGCTCAATCATGATATACGACTATGAAAAATGGAGTGTATTAGAACCTTCCGACGTTCAGAATAAACTCAATACATGGCCTAAAGACTATACCAGCATTGTCGTCACAAATGATGCTGAAAAAGAGATTATTTACGTGTCTTCTTTCGGTTATGGCGTTTTTCAGTTCATTGACAGAGAGCCTTCTATCGTTTACAACAAAACAAACAGCCCGCTTGAAAATGCACATGGTAATGAAGGTTTTTATTGTCGTGTAGACGGACTTGCTTTTGATAAGGAAGAAAACCTATGGATGACTAATTCAGAAGTCAGCAAAGCTATCAAGATATTGGATAAAGAAGGAAAATGGCACAGCCTGTCTGTCGAATCGTTAAACGGGAAATACACAATAAATGACATACTCGTCACCTCGAATAACGATAAATGGATTAATATTTCCCGTCCTGCCAACCAAGCCTGTCTAACAGTCGTAACCAACAGTAGCTCTTTAGATGAAGCAACGTCATATGAATTTAAAAACTTCATTGATACAGATGGTAATGACTTTTCTCCCAATAATTATACTTGTATGGCAGAGGACAAAAACGGATATATATGGATAGGAACCAATAAAGGAGCTATATACTTAACAAATCCTAAGTTGGCAACGACAGAAAACAACCAATCTATACGTTGCACACGTATAAAACTAATCAATGAAGAAGGAACTCCTTATTATTTTCTCGATAATACGATAATAACGACCATTAAAGTAGACAACGGAAATCGAAAATGGATCGGAACGGATGGCAACGGTGTTTATGTATTGAGCGAAGACAATCAGGAAATTGTCCATCAGTTCAATACATCCAACAGTCCGCTACTATCTGACAAAATATATTCCATAGAAATTAATGAAAACACTGGCGAAGTGTTCATCGGTTCCGACAAAGGCTTGGTTTCCTACAAAGGAGAAGCGACAAAAGGTAAAGATGACTATTCAGATGTGTATGCATATCCGAATCCCGTACGACCTGAATACAGGGACAAAGTAACCATCACGGGATTGATGGATAACTCGATCGTAAAAATCACCGATCTGAATGGCAACCTAGTCTATCAGACTAAATCTTTAGGTGGACAAGTTATTTGGAACTGCCAGAATACCAAAGGTGTCCGTGTTGCTTCAGGTATATATTTAGTACTTTCTGCTACCGAAGATTCAAAAGAAAGCGTAGTTACTAAAATTGCAGTTATTAAATAA
- the nadA gene encoding quinolinate synthase NadA: protein MLTNQSIGYMNAPIPKGLDLKEEINRMRKEKNAVILAHYYQTGDIQDIADFVGDSLALAQQAAKTTADIIVFCGVHFMGETAKVLCPDKKVLVPDLNAGCSLADSCPATDFAEFVKQHPDHVVISYVNTTAAVKAVTDVVVTSTNAHQIVESFPEDTKIIFGPDRNLGNYINGITGRRMLLWDGACHVHEQFSLEKILELKKQYPDAEVITHPECKQPVVQVSDFVGSTAALLKHTVKSDKKQFIVATESGVIHEMRKQSPGKEFIPAPPADSTCACNECNFMRLNTMEKLYNCLKYELPEIFVDEQVQEKAIRPIKKMLEISERLGL, encoded by the coding sequence ATGTTGACAAACCAATCGATCGGATATATGAACGCACCCATTCCAAAGGGGTTGGACTTGAAGGAAGAAATAAATAGGATGCGTAAAGAAAAAAACGCCGTTATCCTTGCTCATTATTATCAGACGGGTGATATCCAAGATATAGCAGATTTTGTAGGAGACAGTTTGGCTTTGGCGCAGCAGGCAGCCAAGACAACGGCCGATATCATTGTTTTCTGTGGTGTTCATTTTATGGGGGAAACGGCGAAGGTGTTGTGCCCGGACAAGAAGGTGTTGGTCCCGGACCTGAATGCCGGTTGCTCATTGGCAGATAGCTGTCCGGCTACCGATTTTGCAGAATTTGTCAAACAGCATCCCGATCATGTGGTTATTTCGTATGTAAATACGACTGCTGCTGTAAAGGCCGTGACGGATGTTGTGGTGACGTCTACCAATGCACACCAGATCGTTGAAAGTTTTCCGGAAGATACGAAGATTATCTTTGGTCCGGACCGGAACTTAGGTAATTACATAAACGGTATTACCGGACGTAGGATGCTACTTTGGGATGGTGCCTGCCATGTGCATGAACAGTTTTCACTGGAAAAGATATTGGAATTAAAAAAACAATATCCTGATGCGGAAGTCATTACTCATCCGGAGTGCAAGCAGCCCGTTGTACAAGTCTCGGACTTCGTAGGATCGACTGCGGCTCTTTTGAAGCATACTGTCAAGTCGGATAAAAAACAATTCATTGTAGCGACGGAAAGCGGCGTTATTCACGAAATGCGGAAACAAAGTCCCGGTAAAGAGTTTATCCCGGCTCCTCCTGCCGATAGTACATGTGCCTGCAACGAATGTAATTTTATGCGTCTGAACACGATGGAGAAACTTTACAACTGTTTAAAATACGAACTTCCTGAAATCTTTGTCGACGAACAAGTACAGGAGAAAGCCATCCGTCCGATCAAGAAAATGTTGGAGATATCGGAGAGGTTGGGGTTGTAA
- the leuS gene encoding leucine--tRNA ligase: MEYNFREIEKKWHEYWIANKVYKVEKNTDKPKYYVLDMFPYPSGAGLHVGHPLGYIASDIYSRYKRLQGFNVLHPMGYDAYGLPAEQYAIQTGQHPEVTTKKNIARYREQMDKIGFSYDWSREIRTCDPEYYKWTQWAFIQMFNSYYCNNKKQARPISELVAAFEQSGTEDLNVACSEELHFTANEWKAKSEKEKQEILLNYRIAYRGETMVNWCAALGTVLANDEVVNGVSERGGYPVEQKIMRQWCLRVSAYAQRLLDGLDTIDWTDSLKETQRNWIGRSEGAEIQFKVKDSDLEFTIFTTRADTMFGVTFMVLAPESELVAQLTTPQQKQEVDAYLDRTKKRTERERIADRSVTGVFSGSYAINPFTGDAVPVWISDYVLAGYGTGAIMAVPAHDSRDYAFAKHFNLPVVPLIEGCDVSEESFDAKEGIVCNSPRPDVAPYCDLSLNGLTVKEAIAATKKYVVEHKLGRVKVNYRLRDAIFSRQRYWGEPFPVYYDADGMPQMLPVDKLPLELPEVDKFLPTETGEPPLGHAVKWAWDTVKQEVTEVSKIDNETIFPLELCTMPGFAGSSAYYLRYMDPHNDQALVAKDVDEYWRNVDLYIGGTEHATGHLIYSRFWNKFLFDLGVVCEEEPFKKLINQGMIQGRSNFVYRINGTNKFVSLNLKDQYEVTPIHVDVNIVSNDILDIEAFKNWRPEYNDAEFVLEDGKYICGWAVEKMSKSMFNVVNPDMIVEKYGADTLRLYEMFLGPLEQSKPWDTNGIDGVHRFLKKLWGLFFGNTDTLQITDAEPTADELKSLHKLIKKVTYDIEHFSYNTSISAFMICVNELSSLKCNKRTILEQLIVLLAPFAPHTAEELWHTCGHDTTVCDAEWPVYNEEYLKENSLTYAISFNGKARFSMELPADMPREEIEKAALAHENSAKWMEGKTPKKIIVVPGKIVNIVI; the protein is encoded by the coding sequence TACTGGATTGCCAATAAGGTTTATAAAGTCGAAAAGAATACCGACAAACCAAAGTATTACGTTTTGGACATGTTCCCTTATCCGTCAGGAGCAGGACTGCACGTAGGCCACCCACTCGGTTACATCGCTTCTGATATTTATTCCCGTTACAAACGCTTGCAGGGTTTCAATGTTTTACATCCGATGGGCTACGATGCCTACGGACTGCCTGCAGAACAATATGCCATCCAGACCGGACAACATCCAGAAGTAACGACTAAGAAAAACATTGCCCGTTATCGGGAACAGATGGACAAAATAGGTTTCAGCTATGACTGGAGCCGCGAAATCCGTACTTGTGATCCCGAATATTATAAATGGACGCAATGGGCATTTATCCAGATGTTCAACAGTTATTACTGCAACAACAAAAAACAGGCACGTCCTATCAGTGAATTGGTTGCAGCTTTCGAACAGTCCGGAACGGAAGACTTGAATGTCGCTTGCAGCGAAGAATTGCATTTCACCGCCAATGAATGGAAAGCCAAAAGCGAAAAAGAAAAACAGGAAATCCTGCTTAACTACCGGATTGCTTACCGGGGAGAAACAATGGTAAACTGGTGCGCTGCACTGGGCACCGTATTGGCCAACGACGAAGTAGTGAACGGTGTTTCCGAACGTGGTGGCTATCCGGTGGAACAAAAGATCATGCGTCAGTGGTGTCTACGCGTATCCGCTTATGCACAACGGCTTCTGGACGGACTGGACACAATTGACTGGACAGATTCGTTAAAAGAAACACAGCGCAACTGGATCGGTCGTAGCGAAGGTGCCGAGATCCAGTTCAAAGTAAAAGACAGCGACCTTGAGTTTACCATCTTTACAACCCGCGCTGATACCATGTTCGGTGTTACTTTTATGGTTCTGGCTCCCGAAAGCGAACTGGTCGCACAATTGACGACTCCCCAACAAAAGCAAGAAGTCGATGCTTATCTGGACCGTACAAAAAAACGTACGGAACGCGAACGTATTGCCGACCGTTCTGTCACCGGTGTATTCAGCGGTTCATATGCAATCAACCCGTTCACCGGTGACGCTGTGCCCGTCTGGATCAGCGACTATGTATTGGCTGGCTACGGAACCGGCGCTATCATGGCCGTTCCCGCACACGACAGCCGTGACTATGCCTTTGCCAAACATTTCAATCTGCCGGTTGTCCCATTGATCGAAGGCTGTGACGTAAGCGAAGAAAGTTTCGATGCAAAAGAAGGAATCGTCTGCAACTCACCAAGACCGGATGTAGCGCCTTATTGCGACCTGTCATTGAACGGCCTGACCGTAAAAGAAGCAATTGCCGCCACTAAGAAATATGTGGTAGAACATAAATTAGGACGCGTAAAAGTGAACTATCGTTTACGCGACGCTATTTTCAGCCGCCAGCGTTATTGGGGTGAACCGTTCCCTGTCTACTATGATGCAGATGGTATGCCTCAGATGTTGCCGGTAGACAAGTTGCCGCTGGAATTGCCTGAAGTAGACAAATTTTTGCCGACCGAAACAGGCGAACCTCCTTTAGGACATGCCGTAAAATGGGCATGGGACACCGTAAAACAGGAAGTTACGGAAGTTTCCAAAATAGACAACGAAACTATCTTCCCGTTGGAACTTTGTACGATGCCGGGATTCGCCGGTTCATCCGCCTATTACCTACGCTACATGGACCCGCACAACGACCAGGCTTTAGTTGCTAAAGACGTAGACGAATACTGGCGCAACGTAGACCTGTATATCGGTGGTACCGAACATGCTACCGGACACCTGATCTACAGCCGTTTTTGGAATAAATTTCTGTTTGACTTAGGTGTCGTTTGTGAAGAGGAACCGTTCAAGAAACTGATCAATCAGGGTATGATCCAAGGGCGTTCCAATTTCGTATACCGTATCAACGGCACCAACAAATTCGTATCCCTGAACCTGAAAGACCAGTATGAGGTCACTCCTATCCATGTAGACGTAAACATCGTATCAAACGATATATTGGATATCGAAGCCTTCAAAAACTGGCGTCCGGAATATAACGATGCAGAATTCGTATTGGAAGATGGCAAATACATCTGCGGATGGGCTGTTGAAAAGATGTCGAAATCCATGTTCAACGTGGTCAACCCAGATATGATTGTCGAGAAATATGGCGCCGACACGCTTCGCTTGTATGAAATGTTCTTAGGTCCGTTGGAACAGTCCAAACCGTGGGATACGAATGGCATCGACGGCGTACACCGCTTCTTGAAAAAACTCTGGGGACTGTTCTTCGGCAATACGGACACCTTGCAGATCACGGATGCAGAACCGACAGCCGATGAATTGAAATCATTACATAAACTGATCAAGAAAGTGACATACGATATTGAACATTTCTCGTACAACACTTCCATCAGTGCCTTTATGATCTGTGTAAACGAACTCAGCAGCCTGAAATGCAACAAACGGACAATCCTGGAACAGTTAATCGTTCTGCTCGCTCCATTCGCTCCTCATACTGCTGAAGAATTATGGCATACCTGCGGTCACGATACCACCGTATGCGATGCCGAATGGCCTGTCTACAACGAAGAATACTTGAAAGAAAACTCGCTCACTTATGCTATCTCCTTCAACGGCAAAGCCCGTTTCAGTATGGAACTTCCGGCCGATATGCCCCGCGAAGAGATAGAAAAAGCCGCTCTTGCCCATGAAAATTCTGCTAAGTGGATGGAAGGCAAGACTCCGAAAAAGATTATCGTTGTTCCCGGAAAGATTGTAAACATCGTAATCTAA
- a CDS encoding non-canonical purine NTP diphosphatase, which produces MKLVFATNNRHKLDEVRKIISGYTEIISLSDIDCHEDIPETADTLEGNALQKARYIKKHFGYDCFADDTGLEVEALHNAPGVYSARYAGPGHDSEANMNKLLHEMENKENRKARFRTVIALILNGKEYLFEGIVNGTIINEKRGGSGFGYDPIFVPDTYSETFAEMGNDIKNQISHRAEAVKKLTAFLSDYTF; this is translated from the coding sequence ATGAAACTTGTATTCGCAACAAACAACCGGCATAAGCTGGATGAAGTCCGGAAAATTATATCTGGATATACCGAAATAATTAGCCTCTCAGATATTGACTGCCATGAGGATATACCCGAAACAGCAGACACATTAGAAGGCAATGCCTTGCAAAAAGCCCGTTACATAAAAAAACATTTCGGATATGACTGTTTTGCTGACGACACCGGACTTGAAGTAGAAGCTCTACACAACGCTCCCGGAGTATATTCGGCACGTTACGCCGGCCCTGGACATGATTCGGAAGCCAATATGAACAAACTTCTCCATGAAATGGAAAACAAAGAAAACCGGAAAGCCCGTTTCCGTACGGTAATCGCCCTTATTTTGAATGGAAAAGAATATTTGTTTGAAGGTATTGTCAACGGTACGATCATAAATGAAAAAAGAGGTGGAAGTGGTTTTGGATATGATCCCATATTTGTTCCTGATACCTATTCTGAAACATTTGCTGAAATGGGCAATGATATAAAAAACCAGATCAGCCATCGTGCCGAGGCTGTCAAAAAATTGACTGCTTTTTTATCAGATTACACATTTTAA
- a CDS encoding SulP family inorganic anion transporter, whose product MKNKFDFQPKLVSTLKNYSKEKFMTDLMAGIIVGIVALPLAIAFGIASGVSPEKGLITAILGGFFVSLLGGCNVQIGGPTGAFIVIVYGIIQNFGIEGLAIATVVAGIILVIMGALKLGTVIKFIPYPIVVGFTSGIALTIFTTQMKDLFGLTMDKVPADFISKWIAYFEHFDTINLWSLLIGLASIVIIAVTPKFSKKIPGSLIAIILMTVVVYVMRYHLGITGIETIGDRFTINASLPGPETINFNMETINLLLPSAFTIAMLGAIESLLSATVADGVTGDKHNSNTELIAQGAANIIVPIFGGIPVTGAIARTMTNINNGGRTPVAGIIHAIVLLLILLFLGPLTKHIPMACLAGVLIIVSYNMSEWRTFRSLMKNPKSDVSVLLVTFFLTVIFDLTIAIEVGLLIAMFLFMKRVAETTHVSVVKDEIDLSDDGEIHHDEEVLSLPKGVEVYEIDGPFFFGVASKFDDIMHNMGDKPKIRIIRMRKVPFMDSTGLHNLENLFRLSQAEHIHMILSGVNEHVRRVLVKSGFDKKIGTENICSNINEAVAKAREAIR is encoded by the coding sequence ATGAAGAACAAGTTTGATTTTCAGCCCAAGTTAGTATCGACGCTGAAAAACTACTCTAAGGAGAAATTTATGACCGACCTGATGGCCGGTATTATTGTCGGGATCGTGGCATTGCCACTCGCTATCGCTTTCGGTATCGCTTCGGGAGTAAGCCCGGAAAAAGGGTTGATCACCGCTATTCTCGGCGGATTTTTCGTATCGTTGTTAGGAGGATGCAATGTGCAGATCGGCGGGCCAACAGGTGCGTTTATCGTAATCGTATACGGCATTATCCAGAATTTCGGGATCGAAGGACTGGCTATCGCCACAGTAGTCGCTGGTATTATCCTGGTGATCATGGGTGCGTTGAAGTTAGGGACGGTTATCAAGTTCATCCCTTACCCGATCGTCGTCGGTTTTACCAGTGGTATCGCTCTCACTATTTTTACCACGCAAATGAAAGACCTTTTCGGGCTGACAATGGATAAGGTCCCTGCGGATTTCATTTCTAAATGGATCGCCTATTTCGAACATTTCGACACGATAAATCTCTGGTCGTTGCTGATCGGGCTTGCCAGTATCGTGATTATCGCCGTCACACCGAAATTTTCTAAAAAGATTCCGGGTTCGCTGATTGCCATTATTCTGATGACGGTTGTTGTCTATGTCATGCGCTATCATTTAGGAATCACGGGGATCGAAACGATCGGAGACCGTTTTACAATCAATGCTTCCCTGCCCGGCCCGGAAACGATCAACTTCAATATGGAAACGATCAACCTTTTGCTTCCTTCCGCATTCACCATCGCGATGTTAGGAGCGATCGAATCGTTGCTGTCCGCTACGGTGGCCGATGGTGTGACAGGAGACAAGCATAACTCCAATACCGAACTGATTGCACAAGGGGCTGCCAATATCATTGTGCCTATCTTCGGTGGTATTCCCGTTACCGGTGCGATTGCCCGTACCATGACGAATATCAACAATGGCGGACGTACTCCGGTTGCCGGCATCATCCATGCAATCGTATTGTTGCTGATTTTGCTTTTTTTAGGTCCGCTGACCAAACATATCCCGATGGCTTGCTTGGCAGGCGTATTGATTATCGTTTCGTATAATATGAGCGAATGGCGGACGTTCCGTTCGCTGATGAAGAATCCGAAAAGCGATGTGTCGGTGTTGCTGGTGACTTTCTTCCTGACGGTTATCTTCGATTTGACAATCGCGATCGAAGTTGGATTGCTTATCGCCATGTTCCTCTTTATGAAACGTGTGGCTGAAACGACTCATGTGTCGGTAGTAAAAGATGAGATCGATCTCTCGGACGATGGAGAAATCCACCATGACGAAGAAGTCCTTTCCCTTCCCAAAGGTGTGGAAGTATATGAAATCGACGGCCCGTTCTTCTTCGGGGTGGCCAGCAAGTTCGACGATATTATGCACAATATGGGAGACAAACCGAAGATACGTATCATCCGTATGCGTAAGGTTCCTTTTATGGACTCGACAGGATTACATAACTTAGAGAACCTGTTCCGCCTGTCACAAGCCGAACATATACATATGATCCTTTCAGGGGTGAACGAGCATGTACGCCGTGTACTTGTCAAATCGGGTTTTGACAAAAAGATCGGAACGGAAAATATTTGCAGCAATATAAACGAGGCTGTAGCAAAAGCACGCGAAGCAATAAGATAA